A stretch of the Photobacterium sp. CCB-ST2H9 genome encodes the following:
- the rpoE gene encoding RNA polymerase sigma factor RpoE → MSEPLTDQVLIERVQRGDKQAFNLLVVKYQNKVCNLIARYVGNSGDVPDVAQEAFIKAYRALPSFRGESAFYTWLYRIAVNTAKNHLVAQGRRPPATDVDAEEAEYYENGGALKEISNPENQMLSDELKRVVFSTIESLPDDLKTAITLRELEGLSYEEIAEVMGCPVGTVRSRIFRAREAVEKRITPLMQR, encoded by the coding sequence ATGAGCGAGCCGTTAACTGACCAGGTACTGATAGAGCGAGTACAACGAGGGGACAAACAAGCCTTTAATCTGCTGGTCGTGAAATACCAGAATAAGGTTTGTAATCTGATTGCCCGTTATGTCGGTAACTCCGGTGATGTGCCGGATGTAGCGCAGGAAGCTTTTATTAAGGCTTACCGCGCGCTGCCGTCTTTTCGTGGGGAAAGCGCGTTTTATACCTGGCTTTATCGTATTGCTGTCAACACAGCAAAAAATCATTTAGTCGCTCAGGGGCGACGTCCGCCAGCCACCGATGTGGACGCGGAGGAGGCCGAATATTATGAAAATGGCGGTGCTCTGAAAGAAATTTCGAACCCTGAGAACCAAATGTTGTCAGATGAATTGAAGCGGGTGGTATTCAGTACCATAGAAAGCCTCCCGGATGATTTGAAGACCGCAATTACGCTTCGTGAACTTGAGGGATTGAGTTACGAGGAAATTGCAGAAGTCATGGGCTGTCCGGTCGGTACGGTACGTTCTCGTATTTTCCGGGCTCGGGAGGCGGTCGAAAAACGGATCACCCCCCTGATGCAGCGCTAA
- a CDS encoding RseA family anti-sigma factor, translating to MADKEKISALLDGEDVDQSVINQLLVDDAAKQSWQAYHLMSDVLHGEAPGQPRWDIAGQVSMALEDEPAHSLSGNHAVTTGHDNVVQMPQTEQPRPQQARRSMPAWLMQFGQVAVAASVSLAVIIGVQQYNGGEEASLASGANNDVPVLQTIPFAGTAEPVSLTRDSVRPHSESPSEAQLMEQRRRINAMLQDYELQLRLNAEDGSLDKTLLESH from the coding sequence ATGGCTGATAAAGAAAAAATTTCGGCTTTGCTTGATGGTGAAGATGTCGATCAGAGTGTGATTAACCAGCTTCTGGTCGATGACGCCGCAAAGCAAAGCTGGCAGGCTTATCATTTGATGAGCGATGTTTTGCATGGTGAAGCGCCGGGACAACCGCGATGGGATATCGCCGGTCAGGTGTCGATGGCACTGGAAGACGAACCTGCGCACAGCCTGTCAGGCAATCATGCTGTAACGACAGGTCATGACAATGTGGTTCAGATGCCACAGACTGAGCAGCCTCGTCCTCAGCAGGCTCGGCGTTCCATGCCAGCCTGGCTGATGCAGTTTGGTCAGGTTGCTGTCGCAGCCAGCGTCTCATTGGCAGTGATTATCGGCGTACAACAATATAACGGTGGTGAAGAAGCATCATTAGCCAGTGGGGCAAATAATGATGTACCTGTTCTTCAGACCATTCCTTTTGCCGGAACTGCTGAACCTGTGAGCCTGACCCGTGATTCTGTTCGCCCTCACTCTGAGTCGCCAAGCGAAGCACAACTGATGGAGCAACGCCGGCGTATCAACGCAATGTTGCAGGATTATGAGTTGCAGCTGCGCCTGAATGCAGAAGACGGCAGTCTGGATAAAACTCTGTTGGAATCACACTGA
- the rseB gene encoding sigma-E factor regulatory protein RseB, producing the protein MKKFLVGVMTLVSLAMPWQASAEEDTTTSAEALLHQMDKATRQLSYEVSYILIKKNSIEPLRYRHAIEDGQTYAHLVYLSGPPREVIQRGEEVSYFEPGLDPFTINSNRMVAPLPPIMRSNVAELAQYYDFIPMGRSREAGTACDVVRIAPKDGARYSYLLWMDTHSHLVLRADLLDRDGEPLEQYRAVSYVVNDKVADVLESLKSVKLPEVVQLPPQPQVQLSWQVTWLPQGFESIAHNRHRLMLTERPVESQMYTDGLFSFSIYVSAADGFSVREQLVRQGRRTLHSQLLKDKEVTVVGDIPPATARRVAESVTFDGAGKP; encoded by the coding sequence ATGAAAAAATTTCTGGTCGGTGTAATGACACTGGTCAGCCTGGCAATGCCTTGGCAAGCCTCTGCGGAAGAAGACACAACCACTTCTGCAGAGGCTTTGTTGCATCAAATGGATAAGGCCACCAGGCAATTGAGTTATGAGGTGTCTTACATCCTCATCAAGAAAAACAGTATTGAGCCGTTACGCTACCGCCATGCGATAGAAGACGGTCAGACTTATGCACATCTGGTTTATCTCAGTGGTCCGCCGCGGGAAGTGATTCAGCGGGGGGAGGAAGTCAGCTATTTCGAGCCTGGTCTGGATCCGTTTACGATCAACAGTAACCGTATGGTGGCCCCTTTGCCGCCGATCATGCGGAGTAATGTTGCAGAACTGGCGCAATATTACGATTTCATTCCGATGGGACGCTCCCGCGAGGCCGGAACGGCCTGCGATGTGGTGCGCATTGCTCCAAAAGACGGCGCCCGTTACTCCTATCTGTTGTGGATGGATACTCACTCACATCTGGTGCTGAGGGCAGATTTGCTCGATCGCGACGGGGAACCGCTGGAGCAGTATCGGGCGGTCTCGTATGTCGTCAATGATAAAGTGGCGGATGTGCTGGAAAGTCTGAAGTCGGTGAAACTGCCTGAAGTTGTTCAGTTGCCGCCCCAGCCTCAGGTTCAGTTGTCCTGGCAGGTGACCTGGCTGCCACAGGGGTTTGAGAGTATTGCGCATAACCGGCACCGGCTGATGCTGACAGAGCGTCCGGTGGAAAGTCAGATGTATACCGACGGGTTGTTCAGCTTTTCAATTTACGTTTCCGCAGCGGACGGGTTCAGTGTGCGGGAACAACTGGTTCGCCAGGGCCGCCGCACGCTGCACAGCCAGCTGCTGAAAGATAAAGAAGTGACTGTGGTCGGGGATATTCCGCCTGCGACCGCCAGACGGGTTGCTGAGTCAGTAACCTTTGATGGAGCCGGAAAACCATGA
- a CDS encoding SoxR reducing system RseC family protein, producing the protein MMHSLATVVAVARNQITVSCQQQTSCGSCASQNSCGTGVISKVLPGRQHQLTLSTRNIDEPIEVGQLVEIGLSERSVLQSALLVYVLPLVCMLLGTLLGQWWFVELAGGGEGGVIACALLGGALGLLLARRRASGLSSQGEYQPSLIRVLGQPVADGLSTNALSKDSSSR; encoded by the coding sequence ATGATGCATTCACTGGCGACGGTCGTCGCCGTTGCACGGAACCAGATTACGGTGAGTTGCCAGCAACAAACCAGTTGTGGTTCCTGTGCCTCGCAGAATAGTTGCGGGACGGGAGTCATCAGCAAGGTGCTGCCCGGGCGGCAGCATCAGCTGACTCTGTCGACAAGAAATATTGATGAACCGATTGAAGTCGGGCAGCTGGTTGAAATCGGTCTGTCTGAGCGCAGTGTACTGCAGTCGGCGCTTTTGGTGTACGTTTTGCCGCTGGTGTGTATGCTGCTCGGGACCTTACTGGGTCAATGGTGGTTTGTTGAGCTGGCCGGTGGCGGTGAAGGCGGTGTGATTGCCTGTGCACTGCTGGGCGGTGCGCTGGGGTTGCTGCTGGCCCGTCGTCGCGCGTCCGGCTTGTCCTCTCAGGGGGAATACCAGCCCAGCCTGATCCGGGTTCTTGGTCAGCCCGTTGCGGACGGCCTGTCAACAAATGCGTTATCGAAAGATAGCAGCAGCCGTTGA